In a single window of the Arachis hypogaea cultivar Tifrunner chromosome 6, arahy.Tifrunner.gnm2.J5K5, whole genome shotgun sequence genome:
- the LOC112695434 gene encoding probable aldo-keto reductase 1 produces MAEAGSESVSIPRVNLGSQGLQVSKLGFGCMGLTGAYNDPLPEEEAISVIKHAFTQGITFFDTADVYGSNHANELLLAKALKQLPRDKIQLATKFGISKTTFSDRQIKGTPDYVRSCCEASLKRLDVQYIDLYYQHRVDTSVPIEQTMGELKKLVEEGKVKYIGLSEASPDTIRRAHAVHPITAVQLEWSLWTRDIEDEVIPLCRELGIGIVPYSPLGRGFFGGKGVVETVPSVSTLSGHPRYQAENIEKNKRIYEKIESLAQKHQCTTPQLALAWVLQQGNDVVPIPGTTKIKNLDQNIGALLVKLSENDLREISEAVPIDDVAGVRHYDEGHAKFSWKSANTPPNDSSVST; encoded by the exons ATGGCAGAAGCAGGGAGTGAGAGCGTTTCCATTCCTCGCGTGAACCTTGGTTCCCAAGGCCTTCAA GTTTCAAAGTTGGGGTTTGGGTGTATGGGCCTCACTGGAGCTTACAACGATCCTCTCCCAGAAGAAGAAGCCATATCAGTTATTAAGCATGCTTTCACTCAAGGCATCACTTTTTTCGATACTGCTGATGTCTATGGTTCTAATCATGCTAACGAACTCTTGCTCGCCAAG GCTTTGAAGCAATTGCCCAGAGACAAGATACAGCTAGCAACAAAATTTGGCATTTCAAAAACAACCTTCTCTGATAGGCAGATCAAGGGTACACCAGACTATGTGCGGTCATGTTGTGAAGCTAGCTTGAAACGTCTTGATGTTCAATACATTGATCTCTATTATCAACATAGAGTCGACACATCGGTGCCTATAGAGCAAACA ATGGGTGAACTTAAGAAACTGGTTGAGGAAGGGAAAGTGAAGTATATAGGGTTATCTGAAGCCAGCCCTGATACTATAAGGAGAGCGCATGCTGTTCATCCTATTACAGCAGTTCAATTAGAGTGGTCTCTTTGGACTCGAGACATCGAGGACGAAGTAATCCCTCTTTGCAG GGAACTTGGCATTGGAATTGTGCCTTATAGCCCTCTTGGTCGTGGCTTTTTTGGCGGCAAGGGAGTCGTGGAAACTGTGCCTTCTGTTAGCACCTTG aGTGGTCATCCCCGGTACCAAGCAGAGAACATAGAGAAGAACAAAAGGATATATGAGAAAATAGAAAGCCTTGCACAGAAGCATCAGTGCACTACTCCTCAGTTGGCATTAGCATGGGTACTCCAACAAGGCAATGATGTTGTGCCTATTCCTG GAACTACTAAAATCAAGAACCTGGATCAAAACATAGGTGCCTTGTTGGTAAAACTTAGTGAGAACGACCTAAGGGAAATTTCGGAAGCAGTTCCGATTGATGATGTAGCAGGAGTTAGGCACTACGATGAAGGGCATGCTAAATTTTCTTGGAAGTCTGCTAACACACCTCCAAATGATTCAAGTGTCTCAACTTGA